A window of Solanum stenotomum isolate F172 chromosome 3, ASM1918654v1, whole genome shotgun sequence contains these coding sequences:
- the LOC125860484 gene encoding uncharacterized protein LOC125860484 produces the protein MDSSAANSVSNSPISSAPQSPRPPPPSQQHQEVSNLTVLKTVKKEEVIEDPLDDMETEQDEKFKRYEVEARRYLMSKYFSDKTIFGGNIFDVKMGINGEQVKVSRFPGYQSYADPANFNDDNSSDSVSTMETPSQSTANGHQPSQS, from the exons ATGGATTCTTCGGCGGCAAATTCTGTGTCGAACTCCCCTATATCCTCTGCTCCTCAATCTCCTCGGCCTCCGCCTCCGTCGCAACAGCATCAG GAGGTCTCAAACCTCACTGTTCTTAAAACTGTGAAGAAGGAGGAAGTGATCGAAGATCCTCTTGA TGATATGGAGACTGAACAGGATGAGAAGTTCAAGAGGTATGAAGTTGAGGCGAGGAGATATTTAATGTCCAAGTACTTTTCAGACAAGACTATTTTTGGAG GAAACATCTTTGATGTAAAAATGGGTATAAATGGAGAGCAAGTAAAAGTAAGTAG GTTTCCTGGGTACCAGTCGTATGCAGATCCCGCTAATTTTAATGACGATAACAGTAGCGACTCAGTCTCTACAATGGAAACTCCATCCCAGAGTACTGCTAATGGGCATCAACCTTCCCAATCTTGA